In a genomic window of Corynebacterium choanae:
- the coaBC gene encoding bifunctional phosphopantothenoylcysteine decarboxylase/phosphopantothenate--cysteine ligase CoaBC, whose protein sequence is MAHTAAKRIVVGVSGGIAAYKACHVVRGFTELGHEVQVIPTENALRFVGKATFEALSHNPVFTSVYEEVDQVRHVQVGQRADLVVIAPATADLLARLAQGRANDMLTSTVLMTGAPVVIAPAMHTEMWNNPATQANVALLRDRGMTVLEPAHGRLTGSDTGPGRLLDPEQIVDLALLVLSTGMLPRTLAGKRVLVSAGGTREAIDPVRFIGNHSSGRQGFAIAEVAAHMGAAVTVVAGATDRLPTPAGATVIAVDSANDMQQVIADEFAKQNIIIMAAAVADVRPKIAAATKLKKGSGTADLQQIDLCENPDILRGLVKRRATGSQPIIVGFAAETGDTAATALEHGRAKLARKGCDWLLVNDVSQDQVFGKPTNAGWLLSAGGEVLELPRDSKFVIARQLLEAVAQQA, encoded by the coding sequence GTGGCGCACACGGCAGCGAAGCGGATCGTAGTTGGTGTCTCCGGGGGAATTGCAGCATATAAAGCATGCCATGTAGTGCGCGGTTTTACCGAGCTTGGCCACGAGGTGCAGGTGATTCCTACGGAAAACGCGTTGCGGTTTGTGGGCAAAGCGACGTTTGAGGCGTTATCGCATAATCCGGTGTTTACCTCGGTGTATGAGGAAGTAGACCAGGTTAGACATGTGCAGGTTGGTCAACGCGCTGATCTGGTGGTGATTGCTCCTGCCACCGCTGATCTGTTAGCACGGCTGGCGCAGGGACGGGCAAACGATATGCTCACCTCTACGGTGTTAATGACGGGGGCGCCGGTGGTTATTGCGCCAGCAATGCATACCGAAATGTGGAATAACCCTGCGACACAGGCAAATGTTGCGCTGTTGCGTGATCGCGGAATGACAGTGTTGGAGCCTGCCCACGGCAGGTTAACTGGCAGTGATACCGGACCTGGTCGTCTGCTCGATCCGGAACAGATCGTCGACTTGGCCTTGCTGGTGTTATCCACCGGTATGCTCCCGCGCACCCTTGCCGGCAAACGGGTACTAGTTTCTGCGGGAGGTACGCGGGAAGCTATCGATCCGGTGCGGTTTATTGGTAATCATTCTTCGGGGCGGCAAGGCTTTGCTATTGCGGAGGTGGCTGCCCATATGGGAGCTGCAGTGACTGTGGTGGCTGGTGCTACCGATCGGCTTCCCACACCGGCTGGTGCGACCGTTATTGCGGTTGATTCCGCGAATGATATGCAACAGGTCATCGCTGATGAGTTCGCGAAGCAAAACATTATTATCATGGCAGCCGCTGTGGCAGATGTGCGCCCGAAAATAGCCGCGGCAACGAAACTAAAAAAGGGCAGTGGTACGGCTGATTTGCAGCAGATCGACTTGTGTGAAAATCCGGATATCTTGCGTGGTCTGGTTAAACGCCGGGCGACAGGCTCCCAACCAATCATTGTTGGTTTCGCCGCGGAGACTGGTGATACTGCAGCCACGGCGTTGGAACATGGTCGAGCAAAGCTTGCCCGGAAGGGCTGCGATTGGCTGCTGGTCAACGATGTGTCGCAAGATCAGGTATTTGGCAAGCCGACGAATGCTGGATGGTTGTTGTCTGCCGGTGGTGAGGTGTTGGAACTGCCGCGGGATTCGAAGTTTGTTATTGCTCGGCAGCTGCTCGAAGCGGTGGCGCAGCAGG